A stretch of Kaistella flava (ex Peng et al. 2021) DNA encodes these proteins:
- a CDS encoding DUF4251 domain-containing protein yields the protein MKNLFKICVAVFVLALAFSCSTQNNVAPANITSLLQSNEFTFIAERANPNNIDVINVINSLPNGSSSRMLDLDPGYTIEIRKDKLDVTLPYFGRMYTPNIDPSKNSYRFTSKDFTVNKKDGKKGSSIYTIIANDQQNIRTITMQVFTNGKAYVSIDSNDRQPISYDGYITDNTALKN from the coding sequence ATGAAAAATTTATTCAAAATATGCGTTGCCGTTTTCGTACTCGCTTTAGCATTTTCTTGCAGTACCCAAAACAATGTTGCTCCAGCAAATATTACTTCTTTATTGCAGTCTAACGAATTTACTTTCATCGCTGAACGTGCAAATCCAAACAACATCGATGTCATCAATGTGATTAACTCTTTGCCTAATGGAAGTTCATCTAGAATGTTGGATTTAGATCCTGGTTACACGATTGAAATTAGAAAAGATAAATTAGACGTTACATTACCATATTTTGGAAGAATGTACACTCCTAATATTGACCCTAGTAAAAACTCTTACCGATTTACTTCTAAAGATTTTACCGTTAATAAAAAAGATGGTAAAAAAGGAAGTTCTATTTACACTATCATTGCAAACGATCAGCAAAACATTCGTACAATTACAATGCAAGTTTTCACAAATGGAAAAGCGTATGTATCCATTGATTCTAATGACAGACAACCTATTTCTTATGATGGGTATATCACTGATAATACAGCATTGAAGAATTAA
- a CDS encoding hydroxymethylglutaryl-CoA lyase, whose product MFLTECPRDAMQGWGEFIPTQKKIDYINSLMEVGFDVLDCGSFVSHKAIPQMADSGIVIDEIDKGVSNTKLSVIVANYRGAQKALEHQAVDIVGFPFSISETFQFRNTNKNQEEAFNDIKKITELLELDGRVLNVYFSMAFGNPYGEMWKAADVDYWAQRFNDIGVKNVLLSDTTGTGTLEQIELLFKTIPSKYPEIDFGAHFHNRYEDSYKKLKAAYDNGCRRFDSAIKGIGGCPMAKDDLVGNMPTEQVINFMAVEKIEHSLNLLNFESAYNKAKDIFHF is encoded by the coding sequence ATGTTTCTAACCGAATGTCCACGAGATGCAATGCAAGGTTGGGGTGAATTTATTCCCACGCAAAAGAAGATTGACTACATTAATTCGTTAATGGAAGTAGGTTTTGATGTGCTGGATTGCGGGAGTTTTGTTTCCCATAAAGCAATTCCTCAAATGGCCGATTCTGGAATCGTAATCGATGAGATTGATAAAGGGGTTTCTAATACTAAACTTTCTGTGATCGTTGCTAATTATCGTGGAGCACAAAAAGCGTTGGAGCATCAAGCGGTTGATATTGTAGGATTTCCTTTTTCTATTTCTGAAACTTTTCAATTTAGAAATACCAATAAAAATCAAGAAGAAGCTTTTAACGATATTAAAAAAATCACCGAACTTTTAGAATTGGATGGTCGTGTTTTGAACGTTTACTTTTCAATGGCTTTCGGAAATCCTTATGGTGAAATGTGGAAAGCAGCAGATGTTGATTACTGGGCGCAGCGATTTAATGATATTGGTGTTAAAAATGTTTTACTTTCAGATACCACAGGAACCGGAACTTTAGAACAAATCGAACTGCTCTTTAAAACCATCCCTTCGAAATATCCTGAAATTGATTTCGGCGCACATTTTCATAACCGTTACGAAGATTCTTACAAAAAATTAAAAGCTGCGTACGATAATGGTTGTCGAAGATTCGATTCTGCAATTAAAGGAATTGGCGGTTGCCCAATGGCAAAAGATGATTTGGTGGGTAATATGCCGACTGAGCAAGTCATTAATTTTATGGCTGTAGAAAAAATAGAACACTCTTTAAATTTACTCAATTTCGAAAGTGCTTATAATAAAGCGAAGGATATTTTCCATTTTTAA
- a CDS encoding M48 family metallopeptidase, giving the protein MNKLNKFLGITALSVVMVACTTNPITGRSSLQLANNQEITAMALQQYKQALSEAKVIKGTTAAKSVQNVGLRIKNAANNYYRGIGREADLVNYQWEFNLLDDKQINAWCMPGGKVAVYSGILPITKTDAGLAVVLGHEISHALAGHGNERISQGMIAEYGGAILGSTISNGQLAAIFQQAYPIGAQVALLKYGRSQELEADEMGLYLMSMAGYDPREAQPFWQRMEVASTGNRPPEFLSTHPNPDTRRADLEKHMSKALEYYRAAGGKV; this is encoded by the coding sequence ATGAATAAATTAAATAAATTTCTAGGAATCACGGCACTTTCAGTTGTGATGGTTGCATGTACTACTAATCCAATTACTGGACGGTCATCTTTGCAATTGGCCAATAATCAAGAGATTACGGCAATGGCTCTTCAGCAATATAAGCAAGCGTTATCGGAGGCAAAGGTTATCAAAGGGACAACTGCTGCAAAAAGTGTTCAGAATGTTGGTTTAAGAATTAAGAATGCTGCTAATAATTATTACAGAGGTATTGGTAGAGAAGCAGATCTTGTTAATTATCAGTGGGAATTTAATTTACTTGATGATAAACAAATTAATGCTTGGTGTATGCCAGGTGGTAAAGTTGCAGTTTATAGCGGTATTTTGCCAATCACTAAAACTGATGCAGGTTTAGCAGTGGTTTTGGGCCACGAGATTTCTCACGCACTTGCTGGTCATGGTAATGAGAGAATTTCGCAAGGTATGATTGCCGAATATGGAGGTGCTATTTTAGGAAGTACAATCTCAAACGGTCAATTAGCTGCAATTTTTCAACAAGCTTATCCGATTGGTGCTCAGGTTGCACTATTGAAATACGGAAGAAGTCAAGAGCTAGAAGCTGATGAAATGGGACTTTATTTAATGAGTATGGCGGGTTATGATCCGAGAGAAGCACAACCTTTCTGGCAAAGAATGGAAGTTGCCTCAACAGGAAACCGACCTCCAGAATTTCTTTCAACTCACCCGAATCCTGATACCAGAAGAGCAGATTTAGAAAAACACATGTCAAAAGCTTTGGAATATTACAGAGCTGCTGGCGGTAAAGTATAA
- a CDS encoding SUF system Fe-S cluster assembly protein, producing the protein MKYTDEKIAEIGENIITALKTVYDPEIPVDIYELGLIYDVQISDEGKVKVIMTLTTPNCPVAESLPAEVRERVTEVEDVKEVDLELTFEPSWNKDMMSEEARFELGMF; encoded by the coding sequence ATGAAATATACAGACGAAAAAATTGCCGAAATCGGTGAAAATATCATTACAGCCCTAAAAACCGTTTATGATCCAGAGATTCCGGTTGATATTTATGAATTAGGATTAATCTATGATGTACAAATTTCGGACGAAGGTAAGGTGAAAGTGATTATGACTTTAACAACACCCAATTGCCCAGTTGCAGAAAGCTTACCCGCAGAAGTTCGGGAGCGCGTAACCGAAGTTGAAGATGTAAAAGAAGTCGATTTGGAACTCACCTTTGAACCTTCCTGGAACAAAGATATGATGAGTGAAGAAGCCCGTTTTGAATTGGGTATGTTCTAA
- a CDS encoding DUF4251 domain-containing protein translates to MRNLSSIIAYLVFLSMTTSCNVQNNAISKKAVYPLQTESFTFIATEREQDGFNYNIEEIKQNGNSWNNPPNFRERKVFVSPKSAPLDSGYKITVTKDELMVTLPAFYGLKDTKTSPSGTIQDMTWDYRLIHLTSSDFTVDKTINKKGNTALTIIAKDSNNPITIKMEVFKDGKTNVVFEPGDQKSTSYAGYVRNKNVIAKK, encoded by the coding sequence ATGAGAAATTTATCTTCAATAATCGCATATTTAGTATTTTTATCAATGACGACCTCCTGTAACGTTCAAAATAATGCAATTTCGAAAAAAGCAGTTTACCCATTACAAACAGAAAGTTTTACTTTTATTGCAACAGAGAGAGAACAAGATGGTTTCAATTACAACATAGAAGAAATAAAACAAAATGGAAACTCATGGAACAATCCTCCAAACTTTCGTGAACGCAAAGTCTTTGTTAGTCCTAAATCTGCACCCTTAGATTCTGGTTATAAGATTACTGTTACAAAAGATGAGTTGATGGTAACTCTTCCTGCATTTTATGGCTTAAAAGACACAAAGACAAGTCCATCAGGAACGATTCAAGATATGACTTGGGATTACAGATTGATTCACTTAACTTCTTCTGATTTTACGGTGGATAAAACAATCAATAAAAAAGGCAACACTGCTTTAACAATCATTGCGAAAGACAGCAATAATCCGATAACAATTAAAATGGAAGTTTTCAAAGACGGAAAGACTAACGTTGTATTTGAACCTGGTGATCAAAAATCAACTTCGTATGCTGGTTATGTAAGGAACAAAAATGTTATTGCAAAAAAATAA
- the meaB gene encoding methylmalonyl Co-A mutase-associated GTPase MeaB: MKTPSNQELIKGIQSGDKRLLGKAITLVESKKAEHREQAEELLKEILPFTGKSIRVGITGVPGAGKSTFIESFGKLAIQHGKKVAVLAIDPSSSLNKGSILGDKTRMEELSKEKNAFIRPSPTSGFLGGIANATFESMLICEAAGYDFILIETVGVGQSEVLVSDITDVFLFLKIIGGGDELQGIKRGIMEMVDLIFINKVEEENRLKAKNTKVELMRALHFLPSKEKNWKVPVMLGSALNNTGLVEVYDKIEEFITLKISNHSFEETRKKQAEKRFDYWVQEYILQKTKSDKSTETFYEEHKKNASELKSNPRTEAKIFVEKLLTK, from the coding sequence ATGAAAACCCCTTCTAACCAAGAACTGATAAAAGGAATTCAATCTGGCGACAAACGATTGCTCGGAAAAGCAATCACATTGGTGGAAAGTAAAAAAGCCGAACATCGCGAACAAGCCGAAGAACTTTTAAAAGAAATCTTACCTTTTACCGGAAAGTCAATCAGAGTTGGAATTACCGGAGTTCCGGGCGCAGGAAAATCAACCTTCATCGAAAGTTTTGGAAAGTTGGCCATTCAGCACGGGAAAAAAGTGGCGGTTTTAGCAATCGACCCCAGTTCCTCTTTAAACAAAGGTTCTATTCTGGGCGATAAAACAAGAATGGAAGAATTGTCGAAGGAAAAAAATGCCTTTATTCGTCCAAGTCCGACTTCTGGATTTTTGGGTGGAATTGCTAACGCGACATTTGAGTCGATGTTGATTTGTGAAGCGGCAGGTTACGATTTTATTTTAATAGAAACCGTGGGTGTTGGTCAAAGTGAAGTTTTGGTTTCCGATATTACCGATGTTTTTTTATTCTTAAAGATTATTGGTGGTGGTGACGAACTTCAAGGGATTAAACGCGGCATTATGGAAATGGTAGATCTTATTTTCATTAATAAAGTCGAAGAAGAAAATCGCTTGAAAGCAAAGAATACGAAAGTTGAATTGATGCGTGCGCTTCACTTTTTGCCATCAAAAGAGAAAAACTGGAAAGTTCCGGTTATGCTTGGTTCTGCTTTAAATAATACTGGTTTAGTGGAAGTTTATGACAAAATTGAAGAATTTATTACTTTAAAAATTTCAAATCATTCTTTTGAAGAAACCCGGAAAAAACAGGCAGAGAAACGCTTTGATTATTGGGTTCAGGAATATATTTTACAAAAAACAAAATCAGATAAATCAACAGAAACCTTTTACGAAGAGCATAAAAAAAATGCTTCTGAACTGAAATCAAATCCACGTACAGAAGCAAAAATTTTTGTTGAGAAATTATTAACGAAATAA
- a CDS encoding OsmC family protein: protein MTSTITYLGDFKIVSQHEKSGATITTCAPLREGGTSELFSPSDLFGISYGQSMLMAVAVLGEPRGIFIKGATCELKKSTYPEPKRIGTIFCIVRIPGKFTNEQKKFIEETALHCPVALSIHPSVQKTVMFEFEG, encoded by the coding sequence ATGACTTCAACAATTACCTATTTAGGCGACTTCAAAATCGTTTCACAACACGAAAAATCGGGAGCAACTATTACAACTTGCGCACCGTTAAGAGAAGGCGGGACTTCCGAATTATTTTCACCTTCCGATTTGTTTGGGATTTCATACGGACAATCAATGTTAATGGCAGTAGCCGTTTTAGGCGAGCCAAGAGGGATTTTTATTAAAGGTGCTACCTGCGAATTAAAAAAATCAACCTATCCAGAACCGAAAAGAATTGGAACAATTTTTTGTATCGTGAGAATTCCCGGAAAGTTTACAAATGAGCAAAAGAAATTTATAGAAGAAACAGCACTTCATTGTCCTGTTGCGTTATCAATACATCCGAGCGTTCAGAAAACAGTGATGTTCGAATTCGAAGGATAA
- a CDS encoding ABC transporter ATP-binding protein: protein MIEVKDLKKKFDEVEVLKGISTTFETGKVNLIIGQSGSGKTVFLKSLLNVYQPTSGEILFDGKDINKMSRDQKQSLRAEIGTVFQGSALFDSMTVEENITFPLDMFTNLTFREKKRRAFEVIGRVHLEKANRKYPSEISGGMQKRVAIARAIVNNPKYLFCDEPNSGLDPYTSNIIDDLLLEITKEYNTTTIINSHDMNSVMTIGEKIVYLRLGIKEWEGDKDILINAGNKNLIDFVYSSELFKELREYFMKTNKTSIDNIITKPHKNE, encoded by the coding sequence ATGATAGAAGTAAAAGATTTAAAGAAAAAATTTGATGAAGTCGAAGTCTTAAAAGGAATCTCAACCACTTTTGAAACCGGAAAAGTAAACCTAATCATTGGTCAAAGTGGATCAGGAAAAACCGTTTTTTTGAAAAGCTTGCTTAATGTTTATCAGCCAACTTCAGGGGAAATTCTTTTTGATGGCAAGGATATTAATAAAATGTCACGTGATCAAAAACAAAGTTTACGAGCTGAAATCGGAACGGTATTTCAAGGAAGTGCTCTTTTCGACTCGATGACGGTGGAAGAGAATATCACTTTCCCTTTAGACATGTTTACCAATCTAACTTTCAGAGAAAAGAAGAGACGTGCTTTTGAGGTTATTGGACGTGTTCATTTAGAAAAAGCCAACCGAAAATATCCTTCAGAAATTTCTGGTGGAATGCAGAAAAGAGTTGCGATTGCAAGAGCAATTGTAAACAATCCAAAATATCTTTTTTGTGATGAGCCGAATTCCGGACTGGATCCTTACACTTCTAATATTATTGATGATTTGCTTTTAGAAATTACGAAGGAATATAATACGACGACCATCATTAATTCACACGATATGAATTCTGTTATGACGATTGGCGAGAAAATTGTATATCTCCGACTTGGGATCAAGGAATGGGAAGGCGATAAAGACATCCTGATTAATGCAGGCAATAAAAACCTTATCGATTTCGTTTATTCCTCAGAATTGTTTAAAGAATTACGCGAGTACTTTATGAAAACAAATAAGACCTCCATCGACAATATTATAACAAAACCCCATAAAAATGAATAA
- a CDS encoding 3'-5' exonuclease: MIQNVPLEKVLFLDIETVPQSGNWEDLAETDQYLWDKKTRFQRKEDFSAEEYYHDRGGIMAEFGKIICISVGILEKNGKLMIKSFSGDDEKKLLEEFGEIFNRPKLRDVILCAHNGKEFDFPWIARRFLINGMQPPLPFQMFGKKPWEIAHLDTMELWKFGDYKSFISLELLAHLFGIPTPKDDIDGSMVASIYYIEKDLFRIVQYCEKDVLTLANVFRRMRQEDLLEKSEI, from the coding sequence ATGATTCAAAATGTTCCTTTAGAAAAAGTATTATTTCTGGATATTGAAACAGTTCCACAATCTGGAAATTGGGAAGATTTAGCTGAAACAGATCAGTATCTCTGGGATAAAAAAACCAGATTTCAACGTAAAGAAGATTTTTCTGCTGAAGAATATTACCACGATCGAGGTGGGATTATGGCTGAATTCGGTAAAATAATTTGTATTTCTGTCGGAATATTGGAAAAAAACGGAAAGCTGATGATTAAAAGTTTTTCCGGTGACGATGAAAAAAAACTTTTGGAAGAATTTGGAGAAATCTTTAACAGACCGAAACTACGTGACGTCATCCTTTGCGCGCACAATGGAAAAGAGTTTGACTTTCCCTGGATTGCCCGACGATTTTTAATTAATGGCATGCAACCACCGCTTCCTTTCCAAATGTTCGGAAAGAAACCGTGGGAAATCGCACATCTCGACACCATGGAACTTTGGAAATTCGGTGATTACAAATCTTTTATCTCCTTAGAATTACTCGCTCATCTCTTCGGAATCCCAACTCCAAAAGATGATATCGATGGTTCAATGGTCGCATCAATCTATTATATAGAGAAAGACTTATTTAGAATCGTTCAATATTGTGAAAAAGATGTCTTAACTTTGGCAAATGTTTTTCGGCGCATGCGTCAGGAAGATTTATTAGAAAAAAGTGAAATTTAA
- a CDS encoding MlaE family ABC transporter permease: MLKNLLSQVGAYFLLLSKTLKKPQKASIFGKLFMREIYDLGVNSFGLVLFTSTFVGAVVAIQMFNNFSASSFPIPNSFIGYATKVVLILEFAPTIISVVLAGKVGSYIASSIGTMRVTEQIDALDIMGVNSPNFLILPKILASIIFNPLLIAISIVFGIWGGYLAGTLTGSWSKADYITGIQMYMPQHFIWYAFFKTAVFAFLIATIPAYFGYNVKGGSLEVGRASTQAVVWTIVAIIIMNLILTQMFLS; encoded by the coding sequence ATGTTAAAAAATCTGTTGAGCCAAGTTGGCGCATATTTCCTTCTCCTATCAAAAACCTTAAAAAAGCCTCAGAAGGCCTCCATATTCGGTAAATTGTTCATGCGTGAAATTTATGATTTGGGAGTTAATTCTTTCGGATTGGTTCTCTTTACGTCCACCTTCGTAGGAGCAGTTGTAGCGATTCAAATGTTTAATAACTTCAGCGCATCATCTTTTCCGATTCCAAACTCGTTTATTGGATATGCGACTAAAGTGGTTCTGATCTTAGAATTTGCACCTACCATTATATCAGTTGTTTTAGCTGGTAAAGTTGGATCCTATATTGCTTCGAGTATAGGAACGATGCGAGTTACCGAACAAATTGATGCTTTAGATATTATGGGAGTTAACTCTCCGAATTTTCTAATTTTACCAAAGATTTTAGCCAGCATAATTTTTAATCCTTTACTCATTGCAATTAGTATTGTGTTTGGAATCTGGGGAGGATATTTAGCTGGAACCTTGACCGGAAGTTGGAGTAAAGCAGATTATATCACCGGAATTCAAATGTATATGCCACAGCACTTTATCTGGTATGCCTTTTTCAAAACAGCGGTATTTGCTTTTTTAATTGCAACAATCCCTGCTTATTTTGGTTATAATGTAAAAGGTGGTTCACTGGAAGTTGGCCGCGCAAGTACACAAGCAGTAGTTTGGACGATTGTCGCCATTATTATTATGAACTTAATATTAACTCAAATGTTCCTAAGCTAA
- the pepT gene encoding peptidase T, with the protein MTTIDFNLDWKLKLQNRFINYVKIYSTSDPESEATPSTPQQWDIAKYIFEELQTLGLSDVSMDEHGYIYAYVPSNLENDDEPVVGFISHYDTSPDFNGENVNPQIWDDYDGGDLLLNKETGFILSSTKFETLKDYVGKTLITTDGTSLLGADDKAGVAEIVTAAEFLLAHPEIKHGRIAIGFTPDEEIGRGAHKFDVKKFGAEWAYTMDGSEVGELEYENFNAAGAVVKIHGLSVHPGYAIGKMVNASLLAAEFIKMLPENETPSTTRGFEGFYHLTDLKSEVSEAKIQYIIRDHDNDKFEARKKFMTDVVAEFNKKFGAGTAEIEIKEQYRNMKQQFEGKMHIVDIAEQAMKDANIEPKIKAIRGGTDGAQLSYMGLPCPNIFAGGINFHGPYEYVCLESMEKAVKVIVNIAKAMKKK; encoded by the coding sequence ATGACGACCATAGATTTTAACCTTGACTGGAAACTGAAGCTACAGAACCGTTTCATTAATTATGTAAAAATATATTCGACCAGTGATCCTGAAAGTGAAGCGACGCCTTCTACTCCACAACAATGGGATATTGCAAAATATATTTTCGAAGAATTACAAACGCTTGGACTAAGTGATGTTTCAATGGACGAACACGGCTATATTTACGCTTATGTTCCTTCAAATTTAGAAAACGACGATGAACCAGTTGTAGGTTTTATATCGCATTATGATACTTCACCTGACTTTAATGGTGAAAATGTAAACCCGCAGATTTGGGATGATTACGACGGAGGCGATTTGCTTTTGAATAAAGAAACAGGATTTATCCTTTCTTCAACAAAATTTGAAACTTTAAAAGATTACGTCGGAAAAACTTTAATTACAACTGACGGAACTTCTTTACTTGGTGCTGATGACAAAGCAGGTGTGGCAGAAATCGTTACTGCTGCAGAATTTTTACTGGCACATCCAGAAATTAAACATGGTAGAATTGCTATTGGATTTACGCCTGATGAAGAAATCGGAAGAGGCGCGCATAAATTTGATGTAAAGAAATTCGGAGCAGAATGGGCTTACACAATGGACGGAAGTGAAGTTGGTGAGCTGGAATATGAAAATTTTAACGCGGCCGGAGCGGTTGTGAAAATTCACGGCTTGAGCGTGCATCCTGGTTATGCGATCGGTAAAATGGTGAACGCTTCTTTATTGGCAGCAGAGTTTATCAAAATGCTCCCTGAAAACGAAACACCTTCTACTACAAGAGGATTCGAAGGTTTCTATCATTTAACTGATTTAAAATCTGAAGTTTCTGAAGCGAAAATTCAATACATCATTCGTGATCACGATAATGATAAGTTTGAAGCAAGAAAAAAATTCATGACCGATGTTGTCGCAGAATTCAACAAAAAATTTGGTGCGGGAACTGCCGAAATTGAAATCAAAGAACAGTACCGCAACATGAAGCAACAGTTTGAAGGAAAAATGCATATTGTAGATATTGCAGAACAAGCGATGAAAGACGCGAACATTGAACCTAAAATAAAAGCCATACGAGGCGGCACAGACGGCGCACAGCTTTCTTATATGGGTTTACCTTGTCCAAATATTTTTGCGGGCGGAATTAACTTCCACGGACCTTATGAATATGTTTGCTTGGAATCTATGGAGAAAGCGGTGAAAGTAATTGTGAATATTGCGAAAGCGATGAAGAAGAAATAA
- a CDS encoding tRNA-binding protein, whose translation MIKPEISWDVFEKLDIRSGTIISASDFPQARNPSYQLEIDFGDLGIKKSSAQITELYSKENLIGKQIIAIVNFPKKQIANFLSECLILGVYGENKEVTILTTTFPVKNGLPIG comes from the coding sequence ATGATAAAGCCCGAGATCAGTTGGGATGTTTTCGAAAAACTCGATATCAGAAGCGGAACAATTATTTCGGCTTCTGATTTTCCACAAGCACGAAATCCTTCCTATCAATTAGAGATCGATTTCGGTGATTTAGGAATTAAAAAATCTTCTGCTCAGATTACTGAACTTTATTCAAAAGAAAATCTCATTGGAAAACAAATCATCGCTATCGTTAATTTTCCTAAAAAACAGATTGCCAACTTCTTAAGTGAATGTTTGATTTTGGGAGTTTACGGCGAAAATAAAGAGGTAACGATTCTTACGACAACTTTCCCCGTGAAAAACGGATTACCGATAGGGTAA
- a CDS encoding outer membrane beta-barrel protein — protein sequence MNKVLSVMLIGASVLGSAQIKFAAKANLLFPTDKPSWESIKGSAVTAYNESGKNNTGFNVGLSAKVNLPASLFLMPEIYYTTFKTEFNVPETNTTLEAKSNRVDVPILLGYKILGDNLGIFAGPVASYNLSTDNQFADFKENATKDFTVGYQFGAQVQFQKLIVNAKYEGAFTKDQRDFINNNNGTSETIRYDSRPSLFMVGLGYEF from the coding sequence ATGAATAAAGTACTTAGCGTCATGCTAATTGGCGCAAGCGTCTTAGGATCTGCACAGATAAAATTTGCAGCAAAAGCAAACTTACTTTTCCCAACAGATAAACCATCTTGGGAAAGCATCAAAGGTTCAGCTGTAACCGCATATAACGAATCAGGAAAGAACAATACTGGTTTTAATGTTGGTCTTTCTGCGAAAGTAAATTTACCAGCTTCGTTATTTCTAATGCCCGAAATTTATTATACTACTTTCAAAACTGAATTTAATGTTCCAGAAACCAATACTACTTTAGAAGCGAAAAGCAACAGAGTTGATGTTCCAATTCTTTTAGGATATAAAATACTGGGAGATAACTTAGGGATTTTTGCAGGCCCTGTAGCTTCTTATAATCTTTCTACTGATAATCAATTTGCAGATTTTAAAGAAAATGCAACTAAGGATTTTACAGTAGGTTATCAATTTGGAGCGCAAGTTCAATTTCAAAAATTAATTGTAAATGCTAAATATGAAGGAGCATTTACAAAAGATCAAAGAGACTTCATTAACAATAACAACGGCACTAGCGAAACCATTCGTTATGACAGCAGACCAAGTTTATTTATGGTAGGTTTAGGTTATGAGTTTTAA
- a CDS encoding cytochrome C has product MKLKHQKQSTPSYTFLIAALGAVGFMFSCTPRTAVAGTKTITAEHLAKGQVVFENSCGKCHDLPNPTDHNAQDWVGIMNSMAPKAKLNDAQHQMVYDYIVSAKN; this is encoded by the coding sequence ATGAAATTGAAACATCAAAAACAATCAACTCCCAGTTATACTTTTTTAATCGCTGCTTTAGGGGCGGTTGGATTTATGTTTTCTTGTACTCCAAGAACTGCAGTAGCAGGAACTAAAACTATTACAGCAGAACATCTTGCTAAAGGTCAAGTAGTTTTTGAGAATTCTTGTGGAAAATGTCATGACTTGCCAAATCCAACAGATCATAACGCACAGGATTGGGTAGGAATCATGAATTCGATGGCACCAAAAGCGAAGTTAAACGACGCTCAACATCAAATGGTTTATGATTATATTGTTTCAGCTAAAAATTAA